The nucleotide window CGGGCCGGTGGCGCGGGCGTGCACCTTGTCGTCGACGAGGTGGTGCAGCTTGAGCATGTAGATGTACCCGACCGTCACTGGCTGGTCGAATGCGTCCCCGGTGCGCCCGTCGTACAGCACGCTCTTGCCGGTCTCGGGGATGCCGGCCTCCTTGAGGGCGTCCCGGATCTCCTCCTCGGTCGCCCCGTCGAACACCGGGGTGACGGCCTTGAACCCGAGCTTCGCCGCGGCGTACCCGAGGTGGGTCTCAAGAATCTGGCCCACGTTCATACGCGACGGCACGCCGAGCGGGTTCAGCAGGATGTCCACCGGGGTGCCGTCCTTGAGGAACGGCATGTCCTCCTCGGGCAGCACCTTCGAGATGACCCCCTTGTTCCCGTGCCGGCCGGCCATCTTGTCGCCGACGGAGATGACGCGCTTGGTGGCGACGTACACCTTCACCATCTGCTGCACGCCCGACGGCAGTTCGTCCCCGCGGTTAAGCGAGTTGAGCTTGCGCTCCTGCTCGTCGATGAAGAACTGGATCCGCTCCCAGTGCCGGTGGTGGATCTTCTGCGCCTTCTTGAGGCTGTCCGGGCTGCGGATGTCCAGCTTGTCGAGCTTGAACTCCTTCGCCTGCTCGGCGACGACCTTGTCGTCCTTGTCGCTGGCGAGCTGCTTGCCGGTGTTCGGGTCCTTCAGCTCCTTCTTGTCGAGCACGTCTTCCAGCGCCTTCACGAACTCGCGGAACTGCTCCGCGATGCGCCGGTTGTAGGTGCTCTCGATGTCCTTGCGGTCCTTGTCGATCTGCTTCTTCTCGTCCTCGCTCATGTGGGCCCGGCGGCTGAACCGGTGCGCCGCGATGACGATGCCCTCGGTGCCCGACTGCACCTCGAGCGAGTCGTTCTTCACGTCCTCGCCGGCCCGCCCGAAGATCGCGTGCAGGAGCTTCTCTTCCGGGGTCAGCTCCGACCGCGACTTGGGCGACACTTTCCCCACGAGGATGTCGCCGGGGCGCACGTACGTCCCGATCTGGACCACGCCGTGCTCGTCGAGGTTCGCCAGCGCCTTCGGCGACACGTTCGGGATGTCGCGGGTGAACTCCTCCTTGCCGAGCTTCGTCTCGCGGATCTCGATGTCGAACTCTTCGATGTGGATCGACGTGTACGTGTCGTTCTTCACCAGCCGCTCGCTGATGATGATCGCGTCCTCGAAGTTGTACCCCTCCCAGGACATGAACGCGACCAGCACGTTGCGCCCGAGCGCGAGTTCGCCGTTCTTGGTGGCGGCGCCGTCCGCGATGATCTCGCCCTTCTTGACCTTCTGGCCCATCCGCACGATGGGCTTCTGGTTCAGGCACGTGCGCTCGTTGAGGCCGTGGTACTTGCGGAGCACGTACTCGCGGACGATTTTGTCCTTCTCTTCGAGCCGAATGCGCTCGGCGTCGACGAACACCACCGTGCCCTCTTCCTGGGCGCGGACCAGCATCCCGGAGTGCTTCGCCACGTCCTTCTCGAGCCCGGTGCCGACGAGCGGCGGCTCGGGGATGAGCAGGGGCACCGCCTGGCGCTGCATGTTCGAGCCCATCAGCGCGCGGTTCGCGTCGTCGTGCTCGAGGAACGGGATCAGGCCCGCGGACACGCCGACCATCTGTTTCGGCGACACGTCGATGTACTGGACCTTCTCCGCCGGGATCAGCATTAGCTCGCCGCTCTGGCGGCCGCTGACGTTCGCGGTGGCGATCTTGTTACCTTCGAACGGTGTGTCCGCCGGCACCAGCACCGCGTTCGACTCCTCGTCGGCGCGGAGCCGCACCACCTCTTCGGTCAGGTTCTTGTTCGAGACCTTCTTGTACGGGGTGATGAGGAACCCGTACTCGTCGATCTCGGAGTAGATCGAGAGCGACGAGATGAGGCCGATGTTCGTCCCTTCCGGCGTCTCGATCGGGCAGATGCGGCCGTAGTGCGAGATGTGGACGTCGCGGACCTCGAAGCCGGCGCGCTTCCGGTTGAGACCGCCCGGCCCGAGGGCCGACAGCCGCCGCTCGTGCGTGAGCTGGGCGAGCGGGTTCGTCTGGTCCACGACCTGCGAGAGCTCGGACCGGCCGAAGAAGTACTCGATCGCCGCGCTCACGCTCTTCGGGTTGATGAGCGTGCGCGGGTTCATGTCCTGCTGGTCGCGGATGGCCATCCGCTCCTGCACGGTGCGGCGGAGCTTCAGGAACCCCTTGCGCAGCTCGTCGGCGGCCAGTTCGTCGATGGTGCGCAGGCGCCGGTTGCCCAGGTGGTCGATGTCGTCGACGTGCCCCTTCCCCGCCCGCAGGTCGAGCAGGTACTTCACCGAGTTCACGAAGTCGACGCTGCGGAGCGTCATCTCCGTTTCCGCCACCGTCTGATTAAACTTCCGGTTGATGCGGAACCGCCCGACGCGGCCCAGCCGGTACCGGTTCGGGTCCAGGAACTTCTCCTTGAAGAGTTCCTTGGCCTTCTCCAGTTGCGGCGGGTTGCCGGGGCGGAGGCGCTGGTAGATCTTGAGCAGCGCGCCCTCGTGCGAGTCCTTCGAATCGCCGGCCGTCCCCACGTCCTCGTGGATCGCGTTGAGGATGATCGGGTCCTTCGGGTACGCCATCACCTGAACGGTCTTGATCATTGACGACGCGACGCGGTCGTACTTGTCCGACGTGAACGGCTTGCCGGCGTCGAGGTAGACCTCGCCCGTTTCCGGGTCGATCACGTCCTCGACCGCGATGCACGGCATCTGATTCGCTTCCGGATCGCCCACGAGCTTCAGGCGGGACCCGGCCACGGACACGTTCACCTGCTCGATGACCTCGCCGAAGAACTCCTTGAGGATGCTCTCCGTGGTGGAGTACATCGGGTCCATCGCGCGCAGCAGCGTGACGGCGGAGAACTTGCCGCTCTGGTCGATGCGGACCCCGAGCGTGTCCTTCTTGGTCGCGTTGATCTCGATCCAGGAGCCGCGCTCGGGGATGATGCGGCAGGAGTGCAGGTCCTTGTCTGCCTCGCGGGTGACGACGAAGTCCACCCCCGGCGACCGGTGCAACTGAGATACAACGACGCGCTCGGCGCCGTTAATAATGAATTCGCCGCCGCCGATCATGATCGGCATGTCACCGAGGTAGACCTCTTCCTCGACGGGCTCGCCCTCGGTCTTCCGCAGGCGCAGCCACACGCGAAACGGGCGGCCGTAGGTGAGGCGGAGCTGGCGGCACTCGTCCGGGTCGTAGCGCGGCTTGCCCAGCTCGTAGCGGAGGTACTCCAGCTTGATCCGCTTGTCGTAGCTCTCGATCGGGAAGATCTCTTGGAGCACCCCTTCGAGGCCGGTCTGTGTACGCTTGTCGTAGCTCGCGTCGAGCTGCAGGAACCGGTCATAGGACCGGGTTTGCACGTCCGTGAGGTCCGGCACTTCCACGGCGTCGCCGAAGCGGCCGAAGTCGCGGTTCACGGTCGGGACAATGATTCGCTGAGCCGGGATCGGCATCGGTCGCTCCTTACCAGAAAAACACGAGCGCGACGCATCATGCACGCCGTTACCAATGCGGCAACGGGGCTTGCGTCGGTGAGCAACGAGCGTTATTGAAGAGTAGAGAAGGCTGTTCCCGCCGCAACCGCACGCGAAGGGCGCGCGACGAAGGACGGCTCGCGGAACACGACTCCCCCACACAGACCCGGCACACAAGGCGCCTGGTTCGCAGCGGGGACGTCAACGGTCATAGGCATGGTTTTGAATCGAAGAGGTACGACACATCGGAGCGAGTGGGTCGTGTACATTGTCACCACTGGCTACGCGGAACCGCCCCTCTCACTCACATCTCAATCCCCGGTCGCGCTCGCGAGCGGCACCGGAAGCGACGAATAGCAAGTGAAGAGAGAACAGGGGTCGTAACGGCCGTAACAGGGCGTGGCGCGACCACACGCCATACGACAATAATACCCAGGCGGGGTGGAAAAGTCACCCCACCTGGGCATTTTTTTTGCATCCCACCAGGACCACCTAGTCGCTATCGACCAGGTGATCTTCGGAGCAAAATTAGCCAGCCGGCTTGATGGAGACCTTCGCACCGGTCTCTTCCAGCTTCTTCTTGACGTCTTCGGCGGTCTTCTTGTCCACACTTTCCTTGATCGACTTCGGCGCACCTTCGACCGTCGCCTTGGCTTCGCCGAGGCCCTGGCCGGTGATTTCGCGCACGACCTTGATCGTCTTCACCTTGTCGGTGAAGCTCTCCAGGATCACGTTAAACTCGGTCGCTTCAGCCGGCTTTTCGGCCGCAGCAACGGGACCCGTGGGAGCAGCGACCGCAACCGCGCCAGCGGCCGGCTCGATCTGATACTTATCCTTGAGGTAGGTCTTGAGTTCAACAGCCTGAACGAGGGTGAGGCCAGCGAGAGCGTCGCCGAGTTCTTGAACGGAAGCCATGACTTCGATCCTTTGGTGAATGCGCCGGGTGAAGCGATCCGGCTAGGTGCGTAATAGCTGGTCAGGTTAAAAGCCCGAGCCACACTCGGGCTCAAATAGACAATTAAAATCCCAACAGAGTTCAGCTAGCAGCAGCAGGGGCCGCAGCCCCTTCGCTCTGCTTCTCTTCGATCGCCTTAAGAATCCCGGCGAGCTCCGCACCCGGCGCCATGAGAGCACCGGCCAGAGCGGCCCCCGGCGCAAGGACGGCGGCGACAACCTCGCCAATCGCCTCTTGCTTGGTCGGCACCTTGGCGAGCTGCGCCAGGGTCATGATCTCGCCGTCAGCGATGCCGGTCTTTTCTTTGACCTTCTCAGGCACCTTCAAGTCCGGACGGAGCAGCTTGAGAGCAGCCTCCACTGCGGTCCCAAGAGCCTTCGCGCTGTCGGCACCCCAGCACAGAAGGGTCGGGCCGGAGCCCGTTTCCACCTTCATGCCGTTCTCGCTGAACACCTTCCGCACGAAGCTGTTCTTGACCATCTTCACTCGAACCTTCTTCTCACGAAGGCTCTTCCGAAGCGTATAGTCAGCCGCGGAGTCCAGCTTCAGCGGTTCCAGCAGAACGAAGTCCCGCACACCCTGAAAGGTCTTGCGGAGGCTGTTCAACTCCAGTTCTTTGATCTTCTTGCTCATTGGTGTCTCGTGTTTGGCGCCTTGTGCTCAGTGTTTTGCAACCGGAACTTGCTCGCCAGCACACAAGGGCGGCAAGCAAAGCGCCGGACACAAAACACGAAACACCAATTATTAGATCGACAACCGGATGCCCGGCGACATGGTGGCCGAGAGCACGACGCCGTTGATGAAGTTCCCCTTGACGCCCGAAGGCTTCACGGAGCGAATCTGCTCAACGAAGGTCGTAATGTTCTCAACGAGCTTCTGCTCGTCGAAGCTCAACTTGCCGACACCAGCGTGGATCTGACCCGTCTTGTCGGTGCGGTACTCGACCTTGCCGGCCTTGAACTCCCGCACGACCTGGGCGAGATCGCCGGTCGCGGGCACCACCGTACCGGCCTTCGGCGTGGGCATCAGGCCGCGCGGGCCGAGCACCTTACCGAGCCGGGACACCTGGCCCATCATGGCCTGCACCGCGAGCACCACGTCGAACTCGAGGAAGTTTTCTTTTTGAACCTTCTCAACGAGATCCGCCCCGCCAACGACATCTGCACCAGCGGCCTTCGCCTTGGCGACATCGTCACCCGAGCAGAACACCGCGACGCGAACACTCTTACCGATCCCGTGCGGAAGCGGAATTGCGCCACGAACCATCTGGTCCGACTGGGTCGGGTCGATGCCGAGGTTGATGTGCAACTCGACGGTTTCGTCGAACTTGGCCCGCTTTAACTTCTTCAGCTCAGCGACAGCCTGCTTGACCGGGATCGAGCCGGCGTCTTCGAGTTTCTTCTTGACGTTGTTCAGGTGGTTACGAAGCTTCTTGCCGCGGCGGGGACCCACGCCCGGCTTTTTGTTCTTCTTGGCCTGCGGCAACTCGGCCTCAACAACCTTCTTCTCAACCGCTTCGACCGCGGCGGGCGCCGGCGAGTCGGCGGGCGGAGTTGCAGGAGCAGCCAGCGCCACTTCAGCCCCCGCAACAGCGGGTTCGTTCTCGTTCGCCATAATCTCGTTTCTCTCGGTAGCGGGGGTCACAGCGGCGATCGCCACCGTTACAGCCCCTCCCGCCGCGTGCCCAAAAAGCTGCGGCGGTATGAGAAGATATCAATTACAACACCAAACGCGTGCCGACAAGAAGCCCGCACGCGTTTTTCAGCCACTTTTAACGGACCAAAAACGCACGGAACCTCAACCTTCAACCACGGTCAGCCCCATGCTCCGGGCCGTACCTTCGATGATCCGCATCGCGTGATCAACATCACGAGCGTTCAGGTCCGCTTGCTTCTGCGCGGCGATGTCCCGCACTTGCTTCTTGGTGACGCTGTGATTCTTGTACTTGCCCTGCTTCTTGGCGTCGGCGGGGATCACTTCCTTGCCGGCCTTCTTCGCGTGCGGAATCTTGGCCGCGAGCTTCAGCAGAATGGCCGCGGGCGGGCTCTTGATTTTGAACTCGAAGCTCTTGTCCGAGTAGACCGTGATCACGACCGGCAACATCAAGCCCTTCATCTCGGGCTTGTTGGTCTTGTCGTTGAACTGCTTCACGAACATGCCGATGTTCACGCCGTGCGCACCGAGCGCGGGACCGACCGGCGGGGCGGGCGTTGCCGACCCACCCGGGCACTGGAGCTTGACCTGCGCGGTTACCTGCTTCGCCATTACTGCACCTGAGCCGGATTGATCTTTTTCAAAACGTGTATCTTAGGCGGAGGCCACAGCATGGCCACAGAATTTACAGCACAACTGCCCCTCCCAGTAACACGACGGCTACCAAGAGGGGCAGTTGTGTTGGGAAACGCCGTGAGGCTCACGCCTTGGTCACCTGCCAGTATTCCAACTCAACATCAAGAGGCCGGCCCCAGAACGTCACGGTCACGATAACCTTGGGCGGGTCGGTGGGGTCCTTCGGCAGGATCACGTCTTTCACGTCACCTTCGGAGTCCTTGAACGACCCTTCCTTGATCCGGACGCGATCACCCTTCTCAAAGTCCACCTTGACCTTGGTCGGCCCCTTCTCCGGCCCGACCTTCTCGCCGAGCATCTGCTTCACTTCAGCATCGCTCATCGGCTCCGGCACCGGCGTATCGTTCGGGCGCGGACGGAGCTTCAGAAAATCGCCGACCCCGCTGGTTTCGCGAATGAGGTACAGGAGCCGGTCGTTGAACTCCAGCTCCGCGAAAATGTAGCCCTGAAACTTCTTGACCTTTCGCTCGACCTTTCGCTCGACCGTATTATACTCGCCTGTTTTCTTATCTTTGACCTTGACCGCTTTCTTCTCGATCACCTTTTCGACCGGCACCATGATCTGGCCGAACACGTCTTCCAAACCTTCGATCGCGATCTTGCGCAGAATGGCAGCCTTGATCGTGTCCTCACGACCACTCTGCACCTTAATCGCATACCACTTCTTTTTGTTCTCGGGCACCTCTTCGGCGGAGTCAACATCCCCTTCCGAATGCGGAGGAACCTCGCCTTCCACATCCTCAGACACGGCGGCACGATCTTCGCTGACTACAGCCCCTGCAGACTCGCCGGCTACGATCTCAGCCGCTTCCTCACTCACGTGAGAGCCGTCCGGCACGGGCAGAGATTCGGCAGCCGCGACCTCCGCGTCACCCGACCCATCGGCAGTCAAATCCGGGCTGGACGCCGCGGCGGGCGACTCATTTACAGCAGCATCGGCGGCGACATTGTCACTCATGTTGCTTCGGCCTTCCGGCCGCCTCGCAGGAACCCGCGTCACCACTTCGCTTCTTGAACCTGCGCGCCCTTATCGGCGTTCGTCGCCCGCGCCGGGAGCACCCCGACCGTTTGCCGACTCAACAGCCAGCCCCAGAACAGGTCGACCGCGAGCAGAAACACGGTCATCAGCAAGGTCGTAACCAGCACCACGACGGTGTCCTGCGCGAGCCTCTTGCGAGTGGACCAGGACACCTTGTTCATCTCCGCCTCGGTGGCGATGAGGAACTCGGCGAAGTCCGGCACATTAACCGCACGCAGCGACACCCAAAGCGTCACGGCAACGAGCAGGGCAAGCACGACCACCTTCGCACCGATCGTCAGCAGGAAGCCGTGCATCAGCGGCACCGAACGCCAACCGAACGGCAAGGTCAATTCAAGCTGCTCACCAACCAGTCCGTTCGTGAACATCGACCACGCACCGGACACGCCGATAATGAGCACCCCGAGTATGGTGAGGCGCCGAACCTTCACCCCGAGCGACCGCTTATACTGGTGCGTCGTGAACCACCCCTGTTCTTCGAGCATCACCATCCACTTCGCTCCGGTCACGCCGGCAAGAAACCGAACGGCACCGAACGCGAGAGCCAGGGCAACCACGCCAGCGACCGCCATTCCGGGCGGCCCTTCAATATTCATCGCAAACGCGCGGGCCACGAAGAAGATGGCAATCACAGCCGAAATGACGAGAAAAATGCCGGCGTGCGTGCCCTTTGGAGGGTTGCCGGCAATTTTGAATCCGACCCAACTGAGCCCGATCAGCGCCGCCACCTCGGCAGTAAACCAAAGCAGGTAATCTGCCGGCCGACTGCCGATCGACGGCGAGACACTTTGTGACCAGAACAGTGGGATCACATAAAGCACGATAGCCAGCACGGCGACGACATAGATCGCCCCGAGCAAGCTTGCGACGGGCAGACTCAACGACTGACCCGGAGTGCTGGGTGCGGAACTGGTTTCAACGGCAGTCGCCATGCTCCGTCCTCTCCATCCCTGTCGTGACCGCAACCGCCGACCCGGCGCCTGGGGCGCATCTTCGGCGCGTCAATAAGCGGCGTGAAGTAAACGAGTTGCGGCACAACTGCCGCATTGAGCCAACCGGCCGCCGAGAAGGGATTTATTTCCCCTTCTCGGCGGCCGGTTGAAACTCGACGACTGCTTCAGTGCCGCACTAGCTTGGCAAGCGACGGCACCCACTCGGCCGCTAACGGCCAACCGATCCGCGACAGCACGAGCGGAGGGATTTGAACCCCCAACCGACGGTTTTGGAAACCGTTGCTCTACCGTTGAGCTACGCTCGTAGCTCAGGGATCGGAAATCAGGCGTCAATAGTCAGTGGACGCACACCTCAACAACTCTCGCCCACCACCTACTTACCGACTCTGATCCCCACCCCTGGCAACAATCACGCAATAATCTTGGTCACAACGCCCGAGCCAACCGTCTTGCCGCCTTCGCGGATGGCGAAGCGGAGGCCCTCATCCATCGCGACCGGCATCCCATCCATCAACTCGACGGTAATCTTCACGTTGTCGCCAGGCATACACATTTCAACATCCGCCGGCAGCGTGATCGAGCCGGTCACGTCCGTGGTGCGGAAGTAGAACTGCGGCTTGTACCCCTTGAAGAACGGGGTATGACGCCCACCCTCTTCCTTCGAGAGCACATAAATGTTGGCTTCAAACTTGGTGTGCGGGGTAATGCTACCGGGCTTCGCGAGCACCTGACCGCGCTCGATGCCATCGCGCTCGATACCACGAAGGAGCGCCCCAACGTTGTCGCCGGCGATAGCCCGATCCAGCGTCTTCTGGAACATTTCGATGCCGGTAAGCACCGTCTTGACACTGTCCTTGCGGAGGCCGATGATCTCGACTTCATCACCAACCTTGGCGGTGCCGCGCTCAACGCGCCCCGTCGCCACGGTACCGCGACCCTTGATCGAGAACACGTCTTCGATCGACATCAGGAACGGCTTATCCTCTTCACGCTGCGGGAGCGGCACGTAAGTGTCGAGCGCAAACATGAGAGCATCAATCGACTTCGGCCCGTCAAGGCTGTCGTTGCCCGGGTTTTCGAGCGCTTCTTTCGAGCGACCGAAGATGATGGGGATATCATCACCCTTGAAGTCGTACTTGCTGAGCAGGTCGCGAAGCTCCATCACGACGAGCGGGATAAGCTCGGGATCCGCCTTGTCGCACTTGTTCAGGTAAACGACGATATTCGGCACACCGACCTGCTTGGCGAGCAGGATGTGCTCGCGAGTCTGCGGCATCGGACCGTCATCGGCGGCGACCACCAGGATGGCGGAGTCCATCTGGGCCGCGCCGGTGATCATGTTCTTGATATAGTCAGCATGACCGGGGCAGTCGATGTGAGCGTAGTGACGCCCCTTGATCGGCTGCGAGAAGTCGATCTTCTCGAGCGCCGGGTAGTCGAGCAGATCCTTGTAAGGCAGGTCACCCGGCCCGCTGTACGTGCGATCGTTCGACTCGTACTCAACGTGCGAAACCGCGATCGTCACGGTCTTGTTGGCGTCGCGGACGATGCCGCCCTTGGCAATTTCCGCGTAGGTCTTGAACTCTTTCAGCTTGTTGAGGTGCGCGTTGCGGGCCATGATAGCCGCAGTAGTCGTCGTTTTACCGTGGTCAATGTGACCGATCGTACCGACGTTGACGTGCGGCTTGGTGCGCTCAAATGTCCCCTTAGCCATCGCTCCTCACTCCTCAACGGTAACGTAGGTGCTTGCCTGAGTCCCAAACGGCTCCAGCGGCTGGCCGCCCCGCGTCGAAGCGACTCGCCCGCCCCAACCCTGCCGATTTTACCAACCCTTCTGCGTCAGCGGCCGCCCACAAAAGTGGGCGGCCGCTGACGCAGCCGTCCGAAAGAGCTGCTGATGGGACTTGAACCCATGACCTCCTCCTTACCAAGGAGGTGCTCTACCAACTGAGCTACAGCAGCGATACACAGATACAGGGTAAAAGGTTCGGCGAAAAAGTGAAGGGGGCAGACAGCTTAGACAACAATTTCTGAAGTCTCTTCCTTCCTCGACAACTTACTAACACGGCAGCACTTCGGCAACACAACCTCGAACCCAGAGCGGGCGATGGGATTTGAACCCACGACATCTTGCTTGGAAGGCAAGAGCTCTACCGCTGAGCTACACCCGCGAATCGCGGCCCATTCGCCCGCCGAGAGTCGCCACAACCTCCAACGCCGCCACGCGCACGTCACAACAACACCTAACCAGTGGGTAGGGAGGGATTCGAACCCCCGAACTCCGAAGAGGCCAGATTTACAGTCTGGTGCAATTGACCGCTCTGCCACCTACCCGTGAATTTTGCCCCCGTTCCTAGCTCCAGCACACCTCGACACCCTGATTGTATGAACCGTTCGCTAAACGGAAAGCTCGCGGAGGGAGTTGAACCCACGACCAGCGGTTTACAAAACCGCTGCTCTACCACTGAGCTACGCGAGCACTTTCCTCTCACCTCCGAGACTACGGGCGGTTGGCCGCGTCCGCAACTTTCGTTTTTTTAACGCTCGGTCGTTTGGAAACAGCCGGGCAGATCGTTACCACTCTTCAGCCGGTCTACCACAACTGCCGTTCGCGGCGGCCGTCATGTCTAAGAGCGATTCTAAGGCGCCCGGGTTCGCCAGCAAGACTCAGAAACCGCAGAAGCCGTACCCGCAATTTCCACTCTTCCCGCACACCATCAGCCGCTGGGCGAAGAAAATCCATGGCAAGCTGTACTATTTCGGCCCATGGGACGACCTTGACGGAGCGCTCCAGAAGCACGCCCTGCACTCCGGTCGGAAGCCGCGCGAACTGTCAGCGGGTGTCACCGTCAAGGACGTGTGCAGCACGTACCTGAACCACCAGAAACCCGAACGCGACCGCAGCGATCTCTCGCCGCGCACGTGGAGCAACTACTGCCCTGTCGAAGCTAAATTTTCGGGTTGCCGAAGTGACAGTCATAGGGAGTTCCTGCAAAGTGGGGCGTTTCCGGCCCGAAAATATAGCGTAGACAGAGCACTACCACGACACGGCCGAACTCATCGTCACGCGATTCGGTAAGAGCCGTATCATCGCGGACCTGCGGCCCGACGACTTCTCTGACCTGCGAAAGCACCTGGCCCGGAACTGGGGACCAGTCCGCGTGCGCAACTTCATCCAGCAGGTCCGCAGCGTGTTCAAGCGAGCGCTCGGCACCGAGCGGTTCGCCACTCCAATGCGATTCGGCCCCAGCTTCGACCGGCCTACGAATGAAGATGCTCCGACCGAGGCCGGGTGCGCGGCGTGGACCGAGGGCTTCACTCGGCACACCACGTTGGCTACCCGATCGACGCACGGGGAGAACAGGCGTTCGCGCTCGTGCCGGCCCCCGGCGACGCGCACGAACAGGTCTTCCAGGTGCGCCGGGTCGAGCGCGTACTCGAACGCGTCCGAGCCGCGACCGCCATCGGTCGGTGAGCGATAAACCGCTCCAGGACCGCACCCAGCAACATCCGTGCCCCCATTCAGGCGCAACCAAACATCTATCATCAGTAAACTATTGCTGGTCGTGCATGCACGAGTGTTCAACGGCACAGAGTACGTCGAGCGCTGTGACGCCGAGCACCGCGGCGGTCGAGGCGAGAATCTTTGTGCGGTCGGCGGATGTGGCTTCGACGTATCCAGCGGCGAGAGTGGCGAGGTCAATTACGTCTCCGCCCACCCGGCTCCAGAGCCAGAACGCGGGGCGCTTGTTAGTCAAGATGCCCAAGCCACTCATCATTTCGCGCAACCCGTACGCGCGCAGTAAGGCGGGAGAGCGGACACCGGTCGCTCGGGCCATCGTACCGGGCGCCAAGGCTTCAGCCAGTCCGAGCCCCAGGCTGAATAGGCCGAGAGCGGTAGCCAGCGGATGAAACGTCGAGCCAGCGGCGCCGGCGGGGAGGTGTGTTTTGACCGTCCGCGCCGGCAAAGGCTGAGTTACGGCTGTCATGGTTTAAACGCTCTCATACGATTGGCACACAAATCGACGCCTCGTGTTGTCAGTGCAAGGGTAATGCCCGGCTACCCACCCGAGCCGTGTTTGCTGACTTCTCTGACGCCATCGTGGGGCCTGACGCGTGTAACATCACGTCTTCCCCAGATCGCATGTCACAGCCCACAAGAGGGGATGATCGGAACAGCATGTCCCACGCACTCGCATAAGCACATTCGTCCTGCCGCGACCCGTAAACGGCTTGACGGTCTCGCACCTGATACCACACCCACGCCGGTGACGGTACACCTTGCGGCCGCGTGACAGGAGTTTCCTCAAAACTCGACCAAAGGATTCGTTGACGTGCGCCGGCCGCACCTTCGGCTCCGAGGTTGCTACTGAGGTCCG belongs to Gemmata obscuriglobus and includes:
- the secE gene encoding preprotein translocase subunit SecE translates to MATAVETSSAPSTPGQSLSLPVASLLGAIYVVAVLAIVLYVIPLFWSQSVSPSIGSRPADYLLWFTAEVAALIGLSWVGFKIAGNPPKGTHAGIFLVISAVIAIFFVARAFAMNIEGPPGMAVAGVVALALAFGAVRFLAGVTGAKWMVMLEEQGWFTTHQYKRSLGVKVRRLTILGVLIIGVSGAWSMFTNGLVGEQLELTLPFGWRSVPLMHGFLLTIGAKVVVLALLVAVTLWVSLRAVNVPDFAEFLIATEAEMNKVSWSTRKRLAQDTVVVLVTTLLMTVFLLAVDLFWGWLLSRQTVGVLPARATNADKGAQVQEAKW
- the tuf gene encoding elongation factor Tu, which gives rise to MAKGTFERTKPHVNVGTIGHIDHGKTTTTAAIMARNAHLNKLKEFKTYAEIAKGGIVRDANKTVTIAVSHVEYESNDRTYSGPGDLPYKDLLDYPALEKIDFSQPIKGRHYAHIDCPGHADYIKNMITGAAQMDSAILVVAADDGPMPQTREHILLAKQVGVPNIVVYLNKCDKADPELIPLVVMELRDLLSKYDFKGDDIPIIFGRSKEALENPGNDSLDGPKSIDALMFALDTYVPLPQREEDKPFLMSIEDVFSIKGRGTVATGRVERGTAKVGDEVEIIGLRKDSVKTVLTGIEMFQKTLDRAIAGDNVGALLRGIERDGIERGQVLAKPGSITPHTKFEANIYVLSKEEGGRHTPFFKGYKPQFYFRTTDVTGSITLPADVEMCMPGDNVKITVELMDGMPVAMDEGLRFAIREGGKTVGSGVVTKIIA